The region GTAGCTCATTCtgggtcagcagctcctgctgtggcagCTTCCCTGCTGGCTCCATGGCAAAGATGGGTGGTGGAGAGGCTTGGACATTCAGAGCCTCTTCTAGTGCctagagagaaagaaaggggaGCAGGGTCAGAGCAAGTTCAGTGCCCAAGATGCCACTGGAGGACCCTGGGCATGTGCCTAGCATGGGAAGTGGGTATAACTGGGCAGGGGCAAGAAGGACAACAGACTCTCCTTGAACCCTCCTTTCTCAGAGCCTAGAGGGATGTGGGGGACCTGATATAAGTCTCTGCCTGGGCAAGAGTGGGTTATCAGGGTCAGTTTTGGATTTGAGAGAGGTGAAGAGACTAGAGAACATTAAAGACATTTTGCAGTGCACCTTGTTCAGCCTCTGGATCTCCTTTTCCTGGTATTCCCGCTGCCTGGTGACCGgagccagctgctcctgcaggaaccGCATCCTCTGCTGCAGGTCCCTCACCTCCATGGCCAGCCTCTCCTTCTCTGCCTGCAGGACCCAGGGTGGGGGGAGATCAGCCAGGGCAGGAcaacagggctggcagctccctgtcACCCTTCCCAAGGGACTCACCTCCTCTGTTTCGATCCGGGACttggccaggagcagcttgcGGTCAAAATCCCGTTGCTTTTGCTCCCGCTCCGACTCCAGCTCGGTCACTGCCCTGCGGGCCTCAGCCAGCTCCTGGTGTAGGTCTGTGACCTGCCAGGAGGGAGTGGGGACGTTGGCCTCAAAGGATCCACACTGGGGGAAAGGAGGCACAGGCAGCCTCCAAATCTCCCTATACCATTTCCTCTGAGTGCCCACAGAcagcacccagccctgagcacccagCAGGAATGTGCCCCCCAagcacccagccctgagcacccagCAGGAATGTGCCCCCCAagcacccagccctgagcacccagCAGGAATGTGCCCCCCAagcacccagccctgagcacccagCCCTACCTTCTGCTCGTACTTCTGCTTCATGGAGCggaaatgctgatcccattGTTTATtcacctccagcagctgcagggagagagggatggCTGAACAGGAGCCCAAATCCTGCTATGAACCAGCTGTGGTGGTCCCCAGCAGACTCCTGTCATGAAAGCACTTTGGGGACCAGCTGGATGgagatcccagctccagcagtgcttccctgcagctctgaagcCCTGCCCCAGTCTCTTGgtgccatcccagccctgtgcccactCTGCCCACTCCCCGCCTCCTTAGTGGtgcctccctcccagcctggtCCTCACCTCCCTGCGCTGGTGCTCCAGGATCTTCACCTTCTTTTCCttggcctccagctcttctctgCCCGGCGCCTTCTCCACCATGGCCCCGCTCTGCTGGACGCGCACGGGGGGGACCCTCAGGGCTTTTGTGGAGGCTGTGCCCAAGGCCGGCTAAACTCGAGCCAGTTCCCCTCCCACTGCCTCCCCCATCCCCTTGAGACCCTGAAAAGTCCTGCTGGTCacactgggacaaactgggggcTCGATTAAAATGAGGCCATCTTTGCTGAAGTGTCAGCGGGCTCCCTgcctccttcccagccctctCCAAGGAGATGCTGcctcctcacctgctgctgctcagcagcctccCTCTTCCCACTGTCCTGGCTGCTCAGTGTCACCATCCTCCGGAGCTCCTGGTTCTCACACCTGTGGGCAGGAAGAGATGGGTCAGCAGGAAGAAGCTTCCagggcagccctgtccccatccacAGAGCCCATCCTCACCTGAGCTTCTCCAGAGCCTGGTTTCTCTGCTCCAGGTCATGCTCCAGCTTGGTGCGCAGCTCCTTGTTCTCACTGTGCAGCGTCTCACACAACGTCTGCAGGGTGAACACTGCCAGTGTGAGGAccatggccagccctgggcCACCCACACCTCCCACCAAGCCACGCTAAGGACATGGGGGTCCACCTCAGGGTGGGTATGAGGggtttggagggaaaaaacacCACAAGGATAATCTGCATGAAGTGCCAGCCTTGCTCACCTGCAGGAAGGACGTTCTCTGCTCATTCTTGTGCACCTTGGAGGCCAAGCGCTTGAGCTCGGAGGCCATGTAGCCCATGCGCACAAAGACCTGGTCCTTGCTGGCCTCCTTGGCACAGCCACTCAGCGtgttctccagctgctgcagctggggcagcaggtTGGCATCCTCGCTCGGGGCCTGCTCCAAGTCCTGGGAATGGCATCAAGTGTGGTCAGAGCAGCTAAAGGAGCATTGTAAAGTTCTTCTTAGGGCAGATCAACTTCATGTCTCATGCAGGGCTGTGGTGTGGAGCTGGGCCAGCACCAAGACACTCTGCAGCACCTCTCAGCATGCTGAAAAACTGTGGCAGCTTTGTAAAGGTCTGATTCCCAGCTGCTGGGTATGGCACACCGAGTCCCTGGGTGGAGGAGCAGCTCATGGATTCCCTGTGCCCCTTGGCAGTCTGGGCAGAACACACTCTCAAATCGCTGTCAGCAGTGGAGGCATCTCCACCCTTGGTCTCCTCCACCTGAGCTCTTCCCATCTGCATCAAGACTAAAAATCCCAGCTCCTGAGACTGTCCTCTCTACATAAATCCTGGTCAGTGCTGGAAGGGGTGGTGGTCTTACCCCAACTCCCATGCTCTCCTCCCACCTGTCCtacttctgtgctccctgctgctgtggcatgCCAGGCACCAGGAACCCGAGACCTTTGGCAGGTAACAGCCAAATGGGTGATGTACCAGATTTAAACAGTGCCTGGGAAAGTCCAGGTCACACCCACCAGTGTCAGGGTGCACCCTGCCCATGGGGAGTGTCTCCAGGAGGTTTATACTCCTCTGGTGTGGTTGGTTAACTCCTCCATAGCCTAGGAGGTGCCACTGGCACACATGGactgctgggaggagctggggttgtGCTGGCACACCTATGTCTGCTCCACTCCCAGCCCCGCTGACTCACCTGCTGCCTGTGGGAATGCCCCAGATTGCACCACAGGGGCAGCCCAGTGTGTCCTCAGCACCCTGACCCTGGAG is a window of Ammospiza caudacuta isolate bAmmCau1 chromosome 16, bAmmCau1.pri, whole genome shotgun sequence DNA encoding:
- the TNIP1 gene encoding TNFAIP3-interacting protein 1 isoform X3, whose product is MEGRGPYHIYDPGGGSEEDGCTALERLVEENARLKEKMQGIKSIGELLEESQVEASKLRQKAEDLVKDNKMLIGSSSLEDLVETGAVGPDPSFARAAPGSAQPDVEAQKSPPTDLEQAPSEDANLLPQLQQLENTLSGCAKEASKDQVFVRMGYMASELKRLASKVHKNEQRTSFLQTLCETLHSENKELRTKLEHDLEQRNQALEKLRCENQELRRMVTLSSQDSGKREAAEQQQQSGAMVEKAPGREELEAKEKKVKILEHQRRELLEVNKQWDQHFRSMKQKYEQKVTDLHQELAEARRAVTELESEREQKQRDFDRKLLLAKSRIETEEAEKERLAMEVRDLQQRMRFLQEQLAPVTRQREYQEKEIQRLNKALEEALNVQASPPPIFAMEPAGKLPQQELLTQNELLKQQVKIFEEDFQRERSDRERMNEEKEELKQQLEKLQKQLVLSNNQLRASKDDCQREKEEKEKLKKLLKQHKQASGERLHAEPGPGPLGPACPMYQYQYSPPMAPPMYHGYEEWQQVRYPPAMPGEHTQGQNFHHFPPPEYPWRPPCAMARSQNAQPVAGVKPVPKDLEQAGPGLP